One genomic region from Dermacentor variabilis isolate Ectoservices chromosome 6, ASM5094787v1, whole genome shotgun sequence encodes:
- the LOC142586333 gene encoding solute carrier family 22 member 7-like, which yields MSQPHVDKCHSSLASERSTESFRKPESSCADEPPFGDGRFQLVTLLNVVIAGAAYVLHYESFRLTAGVMDHWCRRPEAFANLSVEQWKELAIPVDKQGAYSRCTVREPPYSSANSRVVPCTSWEFDLSEYGNNAVSEWALVCDRAWLISLARLVYAAACIFPTAVVSRLADRVGRKVVVFFTIPVVLIAGVASSLPNDFQFFVAVRAVVSAATSCTMVPLFAILWEVCPPRKMPIYCIVFIIITMVVGDCTVSIAERLRAGWATVQLVLMVPTFLLVGLYFTVEESPSWLVATGRVGKAERISQRLAKLNRVPAGRCRELFALQARAHMRDAAETLKQSDPCNARMRSRSILVIYMWTALSYAQDSYVTSDGIPVRDLVKFIAAVTSLSACVLFTRWVHHYGPKRTVVVSGLGFSASLAALTAMPLEEDTLLLDLLVIVMKTTGYISFSNFGVLTMQLYPVTARCTATAIALISIRVGDTLSQMSTVLIGPRWHLGNGLAFAAVISALFVIAGEHLPDEPRTRASGMPDHSRSSPVGDLKRIFQETLKPLRKKCAKHDVDVEVEGCRCPCFSPSFGHSERNRVLDLDWDRDRDRDRDRDRDRDRDRDRDIELDWARDLERLAEDSELNHRLTSFH from the exons ATGTCTCAGCCGCACGTCGACAAATGCCACAGCAGCTTAGCATCTGAGAGAAGCACAGAGAGCTTCAGGAAGCCAGAATCAAGCTGCGCCGACGAACCTCCGTTCGGCGATGGTCGCTTCCAGCTTGTGACCCTGCTCAACGTCGTCATCGCGGGAGCGGCTTACGTACTACACTACGAGAGCTTCAGGTTGACTGCTGGCGTCATGGACCACTGGTGCCGCCGCCCCGAGGCATTTGCCAACCTCAGCGTGGAGCAGTGGAAAGAGCTGGCCATTCCCGTCGACAAACAGGGCGCGTACAGTCGGTGCACCGTGCGCGAACCGCCTTACAGCAGCGCGAACAGCCGCGTCGTTCCCTGCACGTCGTGGGAGTTTGATCTGAGCGAGTACGGGAACAACGCGGTCAGCGAGTGGGCGCTAGTGTGCGACAGAGCGTGGCTCATCTCGCTTGCCAGGCTCGTCTACGCCGCTGCTTGCATCTTCCCCACGGCGGTGGTGTCCAGGCTGGCGGACCGCGTCGGTCGCAAGGTGGTCGTTTTTTTCACCATTCCGGTGGTGCTCATCGCGGGCGTCGCCAGCAGCCTCCCCAACGACTTCCAGTTTTTCGTCGCCGTGCGCGCCGTCGTGTCGGCGGCGACGAGCTGCACAATGGTGCCACTCTTTGCCATCCTGTGGGAGGTGTGCCCGCCGCGCAAGATGCCCATCTACTGTATCGTATTTATCATTATTACCATGGTTGTCGGCGACTGCACAGTGTCGATAGCGGAGCGGCTCAGGGCCGGCTGGGCCACGGTTCAGCTAGTCCTCATGGTGCCGACGTTCTTGCTAGTCGGTTTGTACTTCACCGTGGAGGAGTCTCCCAGCTGGCTCGTGGCGACCGGCCGTGTAGGAAAGGCCGAACGGATATCGCAGCGCCTGGCGAAGCTTAACAGAGTGCCCGCAGGCCGCTGCCGCGAACTGTTCGCATTGCAGGCGCGGGCGCACATGCGGGATGCAGCAGAGACCCTAAAACAGAGCGACCCCTGCAACGCGCGCATGAGAAGCCGTTCCATTCTGGTTATCTACATGTGGACGGCGCTGAGCTACGCCCAGGACAGCTATGTCACCAGCGACGGCATTCCCGTGAGAGACCTGGTGAAGTTTATCGCcgctgtcacgtccctgtctgcGTGCGTCTTGTTTACGCGTTGGGTTCATCATTACGGCCCCAAACGTACCGTCGTCGTCAGCGGGCTCGGCTTCAGCGCCTCCTTGGCCGCCCTTACTGCCATGCCCTTGGAAGAAGACACGCTCCTCCTCGACCTGCTGGTTATCGTCATGAAAACGACCGGCTACATCTCCTTCTCGAACTTCGGCGTGTTGACCATGCAGCTATACCCCGTCACTGCCCGTTGCACTGCCACGGCCATTGCTCTCATCTCCATCCGTGTGGGCGACACTTTATCGCAGATGAGCACCGTTCTCATCGGACCCAGGTGGCACTTGGGCAATGGCCTCGCCTTCGCCGCTGTGATATCTGCGCTGTTTGTGATAGCGGGCGAGCACCTTCCCGACGAGCCCCGAACTAGGGCTTCCGGCATGCCTGATCACAGTCGCAGCTCTCCCGTCGGAGATTTAAAGCGGATTTTTCAAGAAACTCTGAAGCCGCTGCGCAAGAAGTGCGCGAAGCACG ACGTGGATGTCGAGGTAgaaggctgccgctgcccttgcttCTCTCCTAGCTTTGGCCACTCCGAGCGGAATAGGGTCCTGGACCTGGACTGGGACCGGGATCGGGATCGGGATCGGGATCGGGACCGGGATCGGGACCGGGACCGGGACCGGGACATTGAACTGGACTGGGCCCGGGACCTTGAGCGGCTCGCCGAGGattccgagctgaaccacc GACTTACGTCGTTTCACTGA